Proteins encoded together in one Deltaproteobacteria bacterium window:
- the flgB gene encoding flagellar basal body rod protein FlgB: MESGRLFKGAFPIIEKALDLRSMKHHLIVSNIANKDTPNYKAFDLMVEEEMAKSTDTGEAPPLKRTDDAHLSKNRSSEMSGKIGRATEAAFSLRGDGNSVDIDREMANLSENNLLYDALTQIISRKFRGLEEVIKGGT, from the coding sequence ATGGAATCGGGAAGACTTTTCAAAGGGGCATTCCCCATTATCGAAAAGGCCTTGGACCTGAGGTCCATGAAGCATCATCTCATCGTATCCAATATCGCCAATAAGGATACGCCCAACTACAAGGCCTTTGATCTCATGGTTGAAGAGGAGATGGCCAAATCCACGGATACGGGGGAGGCCCCCCCCTTGAAAAGGACAGACGATGCGCACCTTTCGAAAAATCGTTCCTCGGAGATGTCCGGAAAGATTGGCCGTGCGACAGAAGCGGCGTTTTCTTTGAGGGGGGATGGCAATTCCGTCGATATCGACAGGGAGATGGCCAATTTGTCTGAGAATAATCTGCTCTATGACGCTTTAACACAGATTATTTCCCGGAAATTCAGAGGATTGGAAGAAGTTATCAAGGGAGGTACATAG
- the flgC gene encoding flagellar basal body rod protein FlgC yields MNYLNAFRISASGMTAQRLRMNIATTNLANINTTRTQGGGPYRRKDVVFESKSLPGSFGNALQSSMSGKLAGVQVSEIIEDPRPPISKHDPQHPDADNKGYIQVPRINLMEEMVNMMSATRSYEANVTAIKATKDMALKALEIGR; encoded by the coding sequence ATGAACTATTTGAATGCATTTCGCATCAGTGCTTCGGGCATGACTGCCCAACGGCTTCGAATGAATATCGCCACCACTAATCTGGCGAATATCAATACGACCCGGACCCAGGGCGGCGGACCCTATCGAAGAAAAGACGTGGTTTTTGAAAGCAAGTCGTTACCCGGTTCATTCGGAAATGCGCTTCAATCATCCATGTCCGGTAAATTGGCGGGGGTTCAGGTTTCCGAAATAATAGAGGACCCCCGGCCGCCGATCTCAAAACATGACCCTCAGCACCCGGATGCAGACAACAAAGGATATATACAGGTGCCCAGGATCAACCTCATGGAAGAGATGGTAAATATGATGTCGGCCACTCGAAGCTACGAGGCCAATGTCACCGCGATCAAAGCC